ccCCCATATCGCACCAAGATGGGTCCCCAAAGAaagttaggaatatatgttgagTTTGAATCGCCCTCCATTATTCGCTACCTTGAAACATTAACGAGAGATTTGTTCACTGCTCATTTTGCAGATTGTCGATTCGATGAGGCATTcttcccaaaattagggggagaaattAGTGAAACCAAACGTaaaattttgtggaaaaatacatcattgtctcatcttgatccacgtgcctctatttgtgacacagaggtgcaaaagattatccatttgcagaaaatagcaaatcaaatgccagatgcatttacggatctgaaaaggataacaaaatcacatatccctgcagagaatgttccaatccgtattgatgtccctattggacaatcttctagtgtcatagaTAATGAGTCAAAAGCATGCCTAAAACGTGGCTGACCATTAGGTtataaggatcgaaatcctagaaaaaggaaaataaatgatCAAGATGACACTACAAAAGAGTCTCATAATGAAATTCACGATTTAACCAAAtcctgagattcatgaggaaatcaatgagtccgagactcaagaaaataaggaattatcaataaatccaatcgatattgagacaaatttgaatcgaatggatatagtggtggattacatctttgcatataatgttgcatctagcattatgcaagaaagtgaggatcttgaacttcaatctgttggagaatgtcgacaatgacttgattggccaaaatggcaagaagcaatccaattagagttaagttcacttgcaaaacgtgaagttttcgggcctgtagtccaaacatctaatggtgttaagcctgttggctataaatgggtctttgtacgcaaaaagaatgagaaaaatgaggtacaaagatataaggcacgccttgttgcacaaggattttcacaaaggcctgatgtcgattatgaagagacatattctcctgttatggatgctataacattccgttatctcattagttttgttgtccatgaaaagcttgacatgcatttaatggatgtagttacagcctaCCTTTacggctcacttgataatgagatatacatgaaaattcccgagggatttaaaatgcctaacgCACAGAATTCAAAGTCTCGGgaaatattttcaatcaaattgcaaagatctttgtatggtctaaagcaatcaggaagaatgtggtataaccgttgtgaacacctaattttgacCGTATTTGAATTTTTTTCCACTTATCTCTCCAATACCTCACTTCTCACCCATCTTTCCCACTTTTCCTTGTCCCCTACACTGGTCCCCCCACTCTATTTTATTTCCTCACATCCATcccctttgttccccacttcTTGTCCCCCACTTTGTTCTCCACTCACAATCCCACATCCCCACTCCATTCCACTCATAATTTCACTAAGCCAATTCCCATTTTCCTCCACTCAAAACCCACGTTCTCCACTCCAAAGGGGAGGAACAAAAAAATTACCAATTGTCTTCTCTATAAAGAGACAACAAAGACTTagtgaaagaaaaaagaaaaacaataattTAAGTAAGAAGAAACGAGAGGAGAAGTTCAAAATATAGAGACAAAAAAGGGATGACTTCTTCTTAACAGAGACAGAGGGTATACAGTCGATATACGGTCAGTATACATTCTATATACACTAGAGATACTCtcgatatacactggatatacagaggcATCCAACGAAAAGAGGGCCTtcttcctcctaaaaattctacatCTGGAGCTTAACATCCACCATGAAAGAGCCATGAGAGCTCATCTTTTCCACTTGAAAAACACCCCATAAAACACCCCAAAGTCCTAGCCAAAACCCAACTAAAATACAATGAAATTCCAGCGTGTAATCACAGTCGAAAAACCCATGTGAAACGTCACTGCTTCAGCCGCATACCCGCCAGATCTCTCACCAACTTCGTCCGCACTGTCGTCATCTCCCATCTCTCGTCCATTGCTGCTTCAACCTGAAGCTAGCTCCTAAACCACCCTTTAACGCCACGAAACAGCCCCAAGGTCTTTGAAAATCCAAGCCGTCGTTGAGGTGGTCGTTGTCTGATGTTCCGTCGATGAGATCAACGATGTTTGGTTATAGTTCTAATGATTTGCTGTATGGGTTGGAGGACGATTGGTATCATCATATCAAATAAGTACTTTGCTTTGCAATACTACAGGTTCTCTTCCTTGTGTTTATTTTAtctcatattcattttacttGTTTGGTGAAAGATCTTGATTATATTTTGCTTCTCTgtattggttttgttcatgtaatTCGCATGGTATGGGTGTTTCATCTTTTATTTTGTGTGTATGGTAGCTTTTAGGAGTGGACGAAATACTCCTAGCTAGGTTGAACAAACATACAAGGGACTATCTCATGACTGCCATTCATTTTCGTACAGTTTTAGCACTAGTCAATAATTTTTACACTATAAGACTTCCTCGTTGAATGGATTTAACTATTTGTGTTAAGTTAGGAAATGAGTTCTTCTTTTTGGTTGAGTAATAGTAAGTACTACTGTTAGTGAATTATCTTTTTTCTAGTTTTAATCCTTTGTCCATTGTGGTAAATAAATCATCTTTGAAGGAAGTGTATAATTCATTTTACAAGGGGCAATTTTCACAGAGCTGTAGTACAAAGTTGGCTCGAGAATAAAAAGTATATTTTGTAGCCTTGTTTTGTGATTTAATCACTCTTTAATTTACTGTTGTTCTTGATATGTGTATATAAGTAATATAGAGTAAATAATGTttttagtttgctttaggcacgttaattatataattatcatgACTACTAAAATTCGGgagtacatttcatgtggcccggttctaatttccaacaatgttatataaaatgtgtcgtgaaccacgagtgcattttatgtagcgtggtttacgatgtattttaaataactttgaattttttccaaaaatattaaaagcggctTAAATATTAGTAGTATTTTTCACTTTTTGCTTTTAGTACCAATTATGGGTCTGTATGATCCATTTTCACGTTAAGACCATTTTGAAAGATCACTAAATGAAAAAAAGTGTTAGAATAAGATTTTAATTTAATCCCAACAATTCATctcatatattttgttttagtaGCCTCTTTGTTAATTAATTTCACATTGAGACTTTGGTACAAAAGCATCTGCACTATGTTGATCCGTACTTGTTCATTATATTGTAGTAATTCATATGTGGGGATGTATATTTGTATGAtctcaagaaaaagaaaaggaaaatagtcatACTTAATTACTTACCTAATTGATACCACTACTACTGCTGCTTGTAattcaaaataagaaaaagaagattaACGCAATAGATGGTTGATTAGTCATGAATATCGTTGGTTGATTTGTCCATGTGGTTATCTAATTTAGgaataataataattcaagaacatcgtagtttgctttaggctcgatttagactagtattgtgattatgtatacgttcccATAACATAATTGcgattttaattccaaaaattaactcgagggatgcgttcgcgcaacttcaactaaACCTTAATATAAATAAaccaagcgttattaattgtgggcacgtttgcgtgacatgattttctgacgcgccaaaagaaaaggGTATACGTACgcataactcaattctttaattacaaacaaatcaagtgattaaaagcggtaaaaggtaaatgcacataggttttaaaataagtaattaggcaattttagccaagtataaatcactaagcgactgtgctagaaccacggaactcgggaatgcctaacaccttctctcgggttaacagaattccttacccggatttctgtgttcgtagaccattaaataagagtcaacttcctcgattcggaattttaaccggtgacttggaacaccataaattatcccaggtggcgactctgaaataattaaataatcccatttcgaatagtgtcactttaattggaaaaactcccttatataccttcgggcgtaggaaaaaggaggtgtgacaaccgtCTTAGTGAATATTTATTAAATGAGGTTTatataaatgatgccatttgtccatgtgtttttataaagaaaacaacatcggaatttgttgtacCTGCCATATATGTCGATGACATAcaccttattggaactcctatagaactccaaaaggcaattgattatttaaagaaggaattcgagatgaaagatctcggaaagaccaaattatgtctcggtttgcaaattgaacatttgacaaatgggatttttgttcatcaatctgcctacattaaaaaggtattgaaacggttttacatggatgtAGCACATCCAATAAGTGCTCCGatgattgttcgatcacttgatgtgaataatgACCCGTTTcgacctcaagaaaagaatgaagagcttcttggtcctaaagtaccatatcttagtgcaattggtgcactaatgtatcttgctaacactacaaagcctgacataactttttcggttaatgtcttagcaagatatagctctacTCTTACAATGagacactggaatgggatcaaacacatattgcgatatctaaaagggactaccgatatgggcttattttatggcaatgattgcaatcccgatcttgttggttatgccgatgctgggtatttatctgacccgcataaggctcgatctcaaacaagttatgtgtttacatgtggcggcactgccatatcttggcgatcgactaagcaatcaatcgtggctacttcttctaatcatgctgagataattgctattcatgaagcaagtcgagaatgtatttggttgaggtctataatacatcttatccgagacaaatgtggtttgaagtgtgaaaaactactcacaattttgtatgaagacaatgcaccatgcatagcccaattgaagggaggattcataaaaggagataggacaaaacacatttcaccaaagttattttttacacatgatcttcaaaatggtaatatcaatgtgcaacagattcgttcaagtgataatatgactgatttgttcaccaaatctctaccaacatcaaccttcaagaaatTGGTGTACAAaattgggatgcgaaggctcaaggatgtgatttgatgctctcatcagggggagttaatacgcgttgtactctttttcccttacaaggttttgtcccactgagttttccttgcaagatttttaacgaggcaataaaAGGACGTATTTCTAATCATGTGTACTccttttccttcactaggattttttcccatagggttttaacgagacacattatctttggacatccaatggggagtgttatgataaatatcacattatggtgaatgtctattcTTCTttcatgatcttcatctcaaatgcttaatgacatattcaatgacatattttgtatgttcaatgacatattccatgacatattttcttcacatTTTATGCCTACATAAAGACCTTGTAATAGATAgcaaaatacacacaattgaagaagaaaatctcttccttctctctatctccatttcttgttcatgttttacttaaTTGCTTTTATTTTCTTGTTCCATATTGTTACTTTAAGTTATATTTCGTAACAAaattattttattcaaaaaaGAAGTTTGTCTTTATCTGTCGTCCGTTTAACTTTAAACCCTGTTGTTATCACATGCGTCAAATGTCATACAAACACTGACCCTTTACACGAAAAAGgacaaaaaggaaaaacaaaaacaagaactTATCCGAATGATGTGAAAGTAGAGCAACAAGCAGAACCAAAGCTTCACAAAAATCAGCTTACAATCTAAACATGGCTTCCCCAACTTGATACTtgcttcttttcttgtttgtccGGTAAGTCCAATAAATAAATTTTACTCCTGTTTAATTACATAATTAATAGACAATATGACTGTGTCTTTTTCTTAATCTTGGTGGGTATTCATTAATTAATTTGTTGAACTTGGATTTTTTTAGGTTTATTTTATAAATGGAGCTTTATCTTTGTGTTTATGCAGTTTGACTAGCTATAGGACTTAATTTCAGTTTACTCGTAATTATATACTCAGAAGATTTAAAACCCCCCATATACCATTGAATTCATCATCTTAAAGGAGAAATTCCCTTCGCAAAACTCCCTCAGAAAATTGTTTTGAGGTTTGCATGAACTTCTGTTCAAATTATGTACATTAGGTGAAGAGTTTAATATATATGTGTCATTGACTTATAAAATATGAGTAatgttgctgccatgtgacctcAGTCACTTGCAGAAttgcagggtaagactgcgtacaatatacccttgtggtccggcccttccgcGGACCCCCATAGAGCGGTAGCTTAATTGCACCGGGCGCCCTTTACTCTCAGCAAGTTTACTTCAAAAAACTAAGTCTTTGCACCTAAGAGTAtattgaaggggagccttggagcaacggtaaagttgtctccgtgtgaccAATAGGGCACAACTTCGAGCCGTAGAAGAAACctctaatgcttgcattaggttaGGCTGTTTGCGTCACACCCCTCGGGCGGGGCCCTTCCAGGACCCCGCGTCAATGCAGGATActttgtgcaccgggctgcccttttattATATTACTCATAGGCATGTTTCTTTTCCTGCATATTTGATGGAAAGTGTAGCAAATATTACCAAATAAGAATTCTCTTTGTAAGCTGATACTTGAGTCTGCAGGTTGTGCCGCATGTTATATTGTCTACAGCTTCAATTTGGCTTTTCAGTGGGCAAGATCTATGTTCAAGTAAGATATTTAAAGAAAATAGAATAAACACCTGTGttcccttttctctttcttttccttagAATCATGTTTGACAAATTGATATATTTCTCCGGGACAATCCATTCGATTATTCTTGGTTAAATGGACTGCTAGTTGTTTTGGAAATATAGTATGTTGTTACGGCGTTATGGATAATGTGAAGCTGCAACTCAAGTCCATGATTATCGAAAGTAGCATAGAATGATACATTATGGAGTCTAGATAAGCTGTTGCTTTAGTGTAGTCAACAAAATACAGCTAGGAGGAGACGTAATGATTGGTATCACCTGCTAACATTCTTGAGTAGTCCATATCAGCACTTTGGTGCATCTTGAATGTCTCTATTATTTGAATGATAAGTGCAGAACCTGAATACCTCTTGCTCACTTTTTCTCTGTGGTCGAAGAACTTTTGTTTGACAGTTTGACTTCGGCTTTAGATGGTAGGAGTAGTAGATAAGAGGGTCACATGGGGGATAATCGGTTGATTTAGTTCTGATATGAATTGACTAGAAGTCAGAATCACTAGCGAATCCATTTGGTTTTCATTTTGGTCTCTAATACGCATGTTAAAGCATTTCTACCTATAAAGTTTCTATGAAGATAACTTATGAAAAGGAGGAAGACAGTTGCGCATTCAGTTAACCTTATCTTCATAATCGTGATACACAATTGTGTCTATCTATATTACGTGATGCTGGTGTATACGACATGGAGTCTCTTCTCGATCCATCACCTTTGTGCCTGTTACATTCTGTTGGAACTAACAAATGGTTCGTTTTTCCACGAGGTAGTACTTCTAATGATACTTGTTATTAGAGGCTGGGAGGTTCATTTCTGTTGATCTGCCAAAGGCGCTGAGTTACCAGGACCTTTTTGTGAAATAAGAGTAATTTTTGTTCATTGTCTGCATGCTTCTGATTATGAGGATTTGGTCGGTCAACATTACTTTTAATGTACTTCAATCAATTGTTAGAGAGCATAATGACTTATTTAAAACTCCAGTTGACATGTTTTTGTTGTTTTAGACTGGAGTTCAATAGTTGCCCGAGATGATTTGTATTTGAATTAAGGATTAATTAGCCACGTCTATTGAATCTTCAACCTAAGCGCATGAAATACTTGCTGTGACTAAAGAAAAGTGTGGTTCAAAATTATGGCATCATATTGATCAAGAAAAAGAACCTTAGTCTGCATTTTGGAAATAAACCGTGCCAAATTTTTACACCTAAGTATCAGCTTCTTCTCATTTGCAGGAAAAGAGACTAATATAATAATTTGTTAAAAAAAGAATTTAATAATTTGTTTATAACTCAATTGCTCCTTGTTTTTGTACCACCAGTGATGATGAACCTTTGGCCTTCAAGAAAATGCACGAATTTTCTGCGACGGATGGCTTTGTAGAGATAACTGAATCCTTGGCGGACATGATAAAGTTCATCGCTAATGAGCCATCCATGGGTCTTTTCTACATTCAACATCATACTCAGAGTGCAGCTCCCAACCTTATCAATCTCAAGAACAATATTGAGGAAAAATCTCGTGAAGTGACTTTGCACGCGGAAGATTCAGAGGATTCTATCACCATGATCAGGTCGATGAAAGATTGTGGTGCACCAATTGCTAATGAGATGATTAAAGATCTGAGACATTCTCTAGCTGTTGTGTCGAAGAGTAGGCAATTGAGAAAAGGGTTAATAAGGCAGTCCAGGTCAACTTTTCAGTTAGGGCGAACTAGTTCTTGGAGTCCTGCCACTTGGGGTCGAAGTACAGTTCCAGAATTGGATGCTGAGAGTGGTTATCTCTCAAATGTTTTCAGGTCAGAGGCGGATCTAGAATTTAAGGTTCTTATCGAGTCCACTGCACTCTTGAAATTATGGGTTCAAGATTTAATATTTGTTGAAATTTTAGTAATttttcacacacacacatatatatatatctatactaTGTGTCAGAAGTACTGTATTTAGTTGAAACCAATGAAATGAAATCCATTGACTTCTGTTTCAGGTCAACGAAAGAAAAAGCTAATAGCTTCAAGTGGTCTCAATTAGAGTCCAAAGAATCTGATGTAATAACCTATACTGATGATGCACTATCAGCTGCAGCGGCCGGATCTTTGTTCTCAGTTTCAGAGGCAAATGATGAAGAGTTGCCATTATCAAGTCCAACTAATAATGAGCTACAAATGATGCACTATCAACTGCTCTCTTCATCAGAAAAGCATGAAGAAGTTATGGCTGATAAAGAAGCACAATTGGAGGAGTGGTTGGGAGGGATTGGCAATCGTAATGCTGGTCATGGAGAAAATAAGCTTGGTTAAATCTCAAACTGAAATATACTTCTCTCACTAGGGAGAGCTTTGATCGTATCAAATATTCATTATCTTTGTACTATAAAAATAAATGTTAGAGAGAGATTTTAATAGTAAGGGAAACGGAAATTAAAGACTCGAGTTTGATGGTCTTGAGATTTGATCCTGCTTTTCAACAAGTAAATTTAAATGTGCATAAATATTACTCTCTCTGACTAAATTTATGTAATGCAGTTAGGATTTTGAGTTGaccatgattttcacatatactTATTAAATATTTTGAGTTGTTAACTATCGTGACTTATAGCACTTTTTATGTCATtttcaaatatataaattttatttcaaaatattTAGAGATTCTATGGCTGAATTCACAGTTAAAATTAAGAAATTTGATTCTCGAAATTTGAGTTacgtcacataaattggaacgaatAGAGTATTAAGTTTTTCTTCAACTGGATGGGAGGATTGGATGAGCAAGAGTTCCTTCTGTATCGAGGATTGTGATCTCTTGAAATTTCATCTTAGCTACAAATGAGAAATCCAACCTAGATTGCATGTTCTCCACTAAAATTAAAATGGCACCGCATCCAATTGGAGTTGCTAAACCGTCTTTTTCTTAACACTCGCATTGTTGTTCAACTAATTAGAATTCGTGGCGTATAATACCCACTAAAAGAGAAGTTTTTCCTACCAGAATTATAAGGGGTCGTTttgtagggtgtataagaatagtacGGAATaatgtgtattagtaatgcatgtattagtaatacatgtattagtaatgcaagcattagttatgcaaatattatttcttatctattgtttggtgtggtgtattaaaattataatgcattgcataatttttaaaaaaaatagttgcttacaaaaatgccctccatattctctagctttaaggaCAATGTTGTCTTTGACCATGCTAATGCATGTATTaaagccttggtattactaatgccatggttttctatgcattacttatgcatagaataatgccaagtatgatgtatacacaagttgaaaaaaggtaccaaacaaggtattagtaatgcatagagctaatgcttgcaatgcctcctaccaaacgacccctaagtgaaTAATCTTAGAAACAAGTTTGTttcaaattaatctaaaaaattatCTCCAGTTTGTTTCAAATTAATCTCCATATGTCATTTTTTGTTTAATTGATATTCTTGGGTGCCACTGCAAACCATGGAAAGGAAAATGAGAGAAAGTTTTCCTTTTATGGCTTTCAATTGCTTGGATAAGAAAGTCCAAGGACGTGAATTCTCGGTGTTAGGGATTCTCACGAGATGAATTATTTTCTTCACTCAAATCCTTGCCATTATTTGTTTTCAACTATAAATGTTCAGAAAATGTATCTTTTCTACACCCTAATGGGAATTTAtcaatattaattaattaatagaTTAGAAAAATATAGTAGAGTTCTAGTGATTAATTAACTAATGAACGAATTAGCACCTTTCATGGGTAGAGTACTAGTCAATAAGCATATTGCTGACACATCGAATAAAAGAAAAGTAGAATAATGCATgaattatttttgaaagaaacaacatatatAATAAATATACGTTGAATACATAGACGACCCCTAAATTTACCAAAAAACTTTTATTTAGACACTAGGACTCATGCCATAACTTATTAATCACATCTCAAAAGAGAAGAGGCGCAAACAAAACTAGAAGCTCATGAAACGATAAACAGTAAAGACACAAATATAAATTAATCAAGGGAGTGATCAAGATCCCCTTCAAAGGCCCATGGAGTCTCATTCCGAATCTCTGCCTCTTCCTCTGGGGTGAAGTCACTAGTGACATTGAAAATCTTTCGAACAGCTTCAGGCGTCTTGTTCTTAATCCTATTAGCCACCGTCTCAGCGCACAACTCAAGCAAACTATTTATGTCAAGGAAATTTGCAGCTTCTAAGATATTAAAGATGGTTTTGAAGCCAATGCTCACAAATTCCTTGTCAAAGTTCACGATttcttcttcatttgaagaagtCGAGGAGTGCATCTTCAGGTAATCGATGATCTTGATCAAGGTTTCTGTGTTGACGTTGCTCAGCGGGATGACGCTGGAGGAGCATCCATCTTCGACCATGTTCTTGATTGTTACAGACTGAATGGCGATGGATTCTTCCACCTCAAACTCATCACCATC
This sequence is a window from Nicotiana sylvestris chromosome 3, ASM39365v2, whole genome shotgun sequence. Protein-coding genes within it:
- the LOC104216931 gene encoding uncharacterized protein isoform X1, coding for MFNDDEPLAFKKMHEFSATDGFVEITESLADMIKFIANEPSMGLFYIQHHTQSAAPNLINLKNNIEEKSREVTLHAEDSEDSITMIRSMKDCGAPIANEMIKDLRHSLAVVSKSRQLRKGLIRQSRSTFQLGRTSSWSPATWGRSTVPELDAESGYLSNVFRSTKEKANSFKWSQLESKESDVITYTDDALSAAAAGSLFSVSEANDEELPLSSPTNNELQMMHYQLLSSSEKHEEVMADKEAQLEEWLGGIGNRNAGHGENKLG
- the LOC104216933 gene encoding SKP1-like protein 11, translated to MTEAASSTTEKKFLTLKSSDGDEFEVEESIAIQSVTIKNMVEDGCSSSVIPLSNVNTETLIKIIDYLKMHSSTSSNEEEIVNFDKEFVSIGFKTIFNILEAANFLDINSLLELCAETVANRIKNKTPEAVRKIFNVTSDFTPEEEAEIRNETPWAFEGDLDHSLD
- the LOC104216931 gene encoding uncharacterized protein isoform X2 yields the protein MHEFSATDGFVEITESLADMIKFIANEPSMGLFYIQHHTQSAAPNLINLKNNIEEKSREVTLHAEDSEDSITMIRSMKDCGAPIANEMIKDLRHSLAVVSKSRQLRKGLIRQSRSTFQLGRTSSWSPATWGRSTVPELDAESGYLSNVFRSTKEKANSFKWSQLESKESDVITYTDDALSAAAAGSLFSVSEANDEELPLSSPTNNELQMMHYQLLSSSEKHEEVMADKEAQLEEWLGGIGNRNAGHGENKLG